One window from the genome of Chaetodon trifascialis isolate fChaTrf1 chromosome 20, fChaTrf1.hap1, whole genome shotgun sequence encodes:
- the ccdc74b gene encoding coiled-coil domain-containing protein 74B gives MSSYNLPPVRHLPQWTRVGRLGKPRSPQRLPAQQLQPLPVVPSADSGAERGAGVSCHSDMDPRVASMQRNIQFLQQQHKETLDKLHAEIEYLRRENKELQYKLIMEPPKSSRKVIHGRRGIRPPTQGSEARMGLYLEEPLQDTRPSQDQALSSGESSEILGSARQDHGPELKGGLITSLQPLRIHSSHSQPPRAPTLQECEVIIRQLYSANSLQSQEIVRVKALLRDIVLSKKITPENYILTKAYLVDGTRKSSEENKFPKLGLQTFPEKTSGSSQSGVVLPALKQSLSSTIAERQRRTRAVQRDRFKRTVQ, from the exons ATGTCAAGTTATAACCTTCCACCGGTGCGGCATTTGCCACAATGGACCCGAGTTGGGCGCCTCGGGAAGCCTCGCTCTCCACAGCGTTTGCCGgcgcagcagctgcagccgctGCCTGTTGTCCCGTCAGCGGACAGTGGAGcggagagaggagcaggggtGTCCTGTCACAGCGACATGGACCCCCGCGTTGCATCAATGCAGAGGAATATCCAGTTCCTTCAGCAACAACACAAGGAGACTCTCGACAAGCTCCATGCGGAGATAGAATATCTAAGACGCGAGAATAAAG AGTTGCAGTATAAGTTGATAATGGAGCCTCCAAAGTCAAGCAGAAAAG TGATACACGGTCGACGAGGCATTAGACCACCCACTCAGGGAAGTGAAGCCCGGATGGGACTCTACCTGGAGGAGCCGCTGCAGGACACGCGCCCCTCTCAGGACCAAGCACTAAG CAGTGGAGAGAGCAGTGAAATTCTGGGATCTGCCAGGCAGGACCATGGCCCAGAGTTGAAAGGGGGCCTCATCACCTCATTACAGCCTCTACGAATTCACAGCAGTCACTCCCAGCCTCCACGCGCTCCCACGCTGCAGGAGTGTGAGGTCATCATTCGGCAGCTTTACAGCGCTAACAGTTTACAGTCTCAGGAA ATTGTACGTGTGAAGGCTCTGCTGAGAGATATTGTTTTGAGCAAGAAGATCACCCCAGAAAACTACATTCTGACCAAGGCCTACCTTGTCGATGGCACTCG CAAATCTTCAGAAGAAAATAAATTTCCAAAACTGGGTCTTCAAACATTTCCAGAAAAAAC ATCTGGATCCTCTCAGTCTGGAGTGGTCCTCCCAGCCCTCAAACAGAGCCTCAGCTCCACCAtcgcagagagacagaggaggacccGCGCTGTGCAGAGAGACCGCTTCAAAAGAACAGTGCAGTGA
- the crkl gene encoding crk-like protein gives MSTARFDSADRSAWYFGPVSRQEAQNRLQGQRHGMFLVRDSSTCPGDYVLSVSENSKVSHYIINSLPSKRFKIGDQEFEHLPALLEFYKIHYLDTTTLIEPAPRYPSTVSCPIQPMGGPEENLEYVRTLYDFTGSDAEDLPFKKGEILIILEKPEEQWWSAKSKEGRVGMIPVPYVEKLVRPSPHPGQPSHGSRNSNSYGIPEPSHALVHAYAQPQTPSPLPPGTPGAVINPLPSTQNGPVMAKAIQKRVPCAYDKTALALEVGDIVKVTRMNISGQWEGEVNGRRGLFPFTHVKIIDPQNPDESD, from the exons ATGTCAACTGCTCGCTTTGATTCAGCTGATCGGTCCGCCTGGTATTTTGGACCTGTGTCACGACAGGAGGCACAGAATAGGTTACAAGGACAGAGACATGGCATGTTTCTTGTTCGAGACTCGTCGACCTGCCCGGGCGACTATGTGCTGTCAGTATCTGAAAACTCCAAAGTGTCTCACTATATCATCAACTCTTTGCCCAGCAAGAGGTTCAAGATAGGCGATCAAGAATTTGAGCACCTGCCTGCTCTCCTGGAGTTCTACAAAATCCACTACCTGGATACGACCACCCTGATAGAGCCAGCCCCCAG GTACCCAAGCACAGTGAGTTGTCCCATCCAGCCCATGGGTGGCCCAGAGGAGAACCTGGAGTATGTGCGGACTCTATACGACTTCACTGGCAGCGATGCAGAGGACCTGCCCTTCAAGAAGGGGGAGATCCTCATCATCCTGGAGAAACCAGAGGAGCAGTGGTGGAGCGCCAAGAGTAAAGAGGGACGTGTCGGGATGATCCCTGTGCCCTATGTGGAGAAATTGGTACGACCTTCGCCTCACCCTGGCCAGCCTTCCCATGGATCTCGCAACTCCAACAGCTATGGGATCCCAGAGCCCTCCCACGCCCTCGTCCATGCCTATGCCCAGCCTCAGACACCTTCACCATTGCCCCCTGGCACCCCTGGAGCAGTTATCAATCCTCTACCGTCCACGCAGAATGGCCCCGTCATGGCAAAGGCCATCCAGAAACGAGTGCCATGCGCCTATGATAAAACAGCTCTTGCTCTAGAG gtCGGTGACATCGTCAAGGTTACACGGATGAACATCAGCGGTCAGTGGGAGGGAGAGGTGAACGGACGGAGGGGTCTCTTCCCATTCACCCATGTCAAAATCATAGACCCCCAGAATCCGGACGAGAGTGACTGA